The Deinococcus roseus genome contains a region encoding:
- a CDS encoding PspA/IM30 family protein, whose translation MSILDRLSRLIRANVNDLISRAEDPEKIIEQSMMDMRDAYAQARKEVAESMAQGEKLKREQMLNKKLSEEYVVKAQEALKLGNENLAREALTRKKNYEDIANAYSTQIQQQDSIIEELKTQLRALEGKISEFQAKKELLQARQKGAEATQTLERISGFDKSKGAMSAFEDMERKVSGMEDQAKAMGQLRKESDIDEQLKDLGRDKEIDEELEALKRSMGQS comes from the coding sequence ATGAGCATTCTTGACCGTTTAAGCCGCCTGATTCGTGCCAATGTCAACGACCTGATTTCCCGCGCGGAAGACCCCGAAAAAATCATCGAGCAGAGCATGATGGACATGCGAGACGCTTACGCCCAGGCCCGCAAGGAAGTGGCCGAATCCATGGCCCAGGGTGAAAAGCTCAAGCGTGAGCAGATGCTCAACAAAAAGCTCTCCGAGGAGTATGTGGTCAAAGCCCAGGAAGCCCTCAAACTGGGCAATGAAAACCTGGCCCGTGAAGCGCTGACCCGCAAGAAGAACTACGAGGACATCGCCAACGCATACTCCACCCAGATCCAGCAGCAGGACAGCATCATTGAAGAGCTGAAAACCCAGTTGCGGGCTCTGGAAGGCAAGATCAGCGAATTCCAGGCCAAGAAGGAACTGCTGCAGGCCCGCCAGAAAGGTGCAGAGGCCACCCAGACCCTGGAGCGCATCTCTGGTTTTGACAAGAGCAAAGGGGCCATGTCTGCTTTTGAAGACATGGAGCGCAAGGTTTCTGGCATGGAAGACCAGGCCAAGGCCATGGGACAGCTTCGCAAGGAATCTGACATCGATGAGCAGCTCAAAGACCTGGGCCGCGACAAAGAGATTGACGAGGAGCTTGAAGCCCTCAAGCGTTCCATGGGCCAGTCTTAA